Proteins encoded together in one Streptomyces roseifaciens window:
- a CDS encoding ATP-grasp domain-containing protein, with translation MSRHLLCIGRSRQMHAKAHRLGLRLSVVAELSRVRTQRDLSMYERIVALPDTAGVAEWVAAARMVHEHDPVDAIGGFNEETQEFAAVIAGALGLPYHALETVRATRHKHLMRDALRQAGVDPTPAREIGGRDDVTAFAAEHGYPLVVKPVDGSGSAAVTVVRSAADVPARLPEGYRMLAEGFLDGEEYSVEALSEKGEHRVVCVTQKFTDEATRVETGHCVPAPVDDALRAAVDAYVPRVLDALGVTDGPTHTEVIATAGGLRVVETHLRLGGDHIVELAELALGIDLDTAWIRQVAGETVVPDLFTEAFRAAAITFVTPSAAGVLERTEGTQEAAALPGVVTVEQLQEPGAVLARTLTSQGRAACVIATGATGEEAVERSRAAAGKLRFVVACAG, from the coding sequence ATGAGCCGCCACCTGCTGTGCATCGGCCGCTCCCGGCAGATGCACGCCAAGGCCCACCGCCTCGGCCTGCGCCTGAGCGTCGTCGCCGAGCTGTCCCGGGTGCGCACCCAGCGGGACCTGTCGATGTACGAGCGGATCGTCGCGCTGCCCGACACGGCCGGGGTGGCCGAGTGGGTCGCCGCCGCCCGCATGGTGCACGAGCACGACCCCGTGGACGCCATCGGCGGGTTCAACGAGGAGACGCAGGAGTTCGCCGCCGTGATCGCCGGCGCGCTCGGCCTGCCGTACCACGCGCTGGAGACCGTCCGCGCCACCCGCCACAAGCACCTGATGCGCGACGCGCTCCGGCAGGCCGGGGTCGACCCCACCCCTGCGCGCGAGATCGGCGGGCGCGACGACGTCACGGCCTTCGCGGCCGAGCACGGCTATCCGCTGGTGGTCAAGCCGGTCGACGGCAGCGGCAGCGCGGCCGTCACCGTCGTCCGCTCGGCCGCGGACGTCCCCGCCCGGCTGCCCGAGGGGTACCGGATGCTCGCCGAGGGCTTCCTCGACGGCGAGGAGTACAGCGTCGAGGCGCTCTCCGAGAAGGGGGAGCACCGCGTCGTCTGCGTGACCCAGAAGTTCACCGACGAGGCCACCCGGGTGGAGACCGGCCACTGCGTGCCCGCGCCCGTGGACGACGCGCTGCGGGCCGCCGTCGACGCGTACGTCCCGCGGGTGCTCGACGCCCTCGGCGTGACGGACGGGCCCACGCACACCGAAGTCATCGCCACGGCCGGCGGGCTGCGCGTCGTCGAGACCCACCTGCGGCTCGGCGGTGACCACATCGTCGAACTGGCCGAACTCGCCCTGGGCATCGACCTCGACACCGCCTGGATCCGGCAGGTGGCGGGGGAGACGGTCGTGCCCGACCTGTTCACCGAGGCGTTCCGCGCGGCCGCGATCACCTTCGTCACGCCCTCCGCCGCCGGCGTCCTGGAGCGCACGGAGGGCACGCAGGAGGCCGCCGCGCTGCCCGGCGTCGTCACCGTCGAACAGCTCCAGGAGCCGGGCGCGGTGCTCGCGAGGACGCTCACCAGCCAGGGCAGGGCCGCCTGCGTCATCGCCACCGGCGCGACCGGCGAGGAAGCCGTGGAGCGCAGCCGGGCGGCGGCCGGGAAGCTGAGGTTCGTGGTGGCATGCGCGGGGTGA
- a CDS encoding MFS transporter has translation MRGVKLGRPGAWLLGGTLATSLGGGMQTLAAGKLLYDETGSIAAFGIVLIVEQLLTFTVPLVAGPWVDRGDPRRICTAIELARGTALIAIGCVMLSGPSPLGWIMAMSLCIKAGQPFYRGAMFSMAPAAVPGAALGTFNAYSNIAQQGGALLGAAVAGVIIQGWGASACFLVTGAGFLLSGLAIAAARMPRPEAEPAEGKGASAGWGPVVALLRTERGFARHLLLGTADNIAVVLFNLLLFALVARHFGGSAYWLSAMDCAFAVGAICAAPALGPLEARLGPKGAVRAGLAGQALCFAALAAGPGGPVVIGLALVLGACNTVSWTTVTTALQLRAGKAVRGRIGTARNLVTAGVSAALVPVVSRLEQRSLAFALLAGAVVVAAYVLLAGAVAGDRETPGEDGAARQDGTTRNETSGDEKEVTAT, from the coding sequence ATGCGCGGGGTGAAGCTGGGCCGGCCCGGCGCCTGGCTGCTCGGCGGCACCCTGGCCACCAGCCTCGGCGGCGGCATGCAGACCCTGGCCGCCGGGAAGCTGCTCTACGACGAGACCGGCTCGATCGCCGCCTTCGGCATCGTCCTGATCGTCGAACAGCTCCTCACCTTCACGGTTCCCCTGGTGGCGGGCCCGTGGGTGGACCGCGGCGACCCGCGGCGCATCTGCACCGCGATCGAGCTCGCCCGGGGGACGGCGCTCATCGCCATCGGGTGCGTCATGCTCTCCGGGCCGAGCCCCCTGGGCTGGATCATGGCGATGTCCCTGTGCATCAAGGCGGGGCAGCCCTTCTACCGGGGCGCCATGTTCTCGATGGCGCCGGCCGCCGTGCCCGGCGCGGCGCTGGGCACCTTCAACGCCTACTCGAACATCGCCCAGCAGGGCGGGGCGCTGCTCGGGGCCGCCGTGGCCGGAGTGATCATCCAGGGCTGGGGCGCCTCGGCGTGCTTCCTGGTCACCGGTGCCGGCTTCCTCCTGTCGGGCCTGGCCATCGCCGCCGCGCGGATGCCGCGGCCCGAGGCGGAGCCCGCGGAGGGCAAGGGGGCCTCGGCGGGCTGGGGCCCGGTCGTCGCACTGCTGCGCACGGAGCGGGGCTTCGCCCGCCACCTCCTGCTGGGCACCGCGGACAACATCGCCGTGGTGCTGTTCAACCTGCTGCTGTTCGCCCTGGTCGCACGGCACTTCGGCGGCAGCGCCTACTGGCTGTCGGCCATGGACTGCGCCTTCGCCGTCGGCGCGATCTGCGCCGCGCCCGCCCTCGGCCCCCTCGAAGCGAGGCTGGGGCCGAAGGGCGCGGTACGGGCCGGGCTCGCGGGGCAGGCACTGTGCTTCGCGGCCCTCGCGGCCGGGCCGGGCGGCCCCGTCGTGATCGGCCTGGCGCTCGTCCTGGGCGCGTGCAACACCGTCTCCTGGACGACGGTGACCACCGCCCTGCAGCTCCGGGCGGGCAAGGCCGTGCGCGGCCGGATCGGCACCGCCCGCAACCTCGTCACGGCGGGAGTCTCGGCTGCCCTGGTGCCGGTCGTCTCCCGCCTGGAGCAGCGGTCACTGGCCTTCGCCCTGCTGGCCGGTGCGGTCGTCGTCGCGGCGTACGTGCTGCTGGCGGGGGCCGTCGCGGGGGACCGGGAGACGCCCGGCGAGGACGGCGCGGCACGGCAGGACGGCACGACACGTAACGAGACGTCGGGGGACGAGAAGGAAGTGACTGCCACGTGA